The following proteins are co-located in the Paenibacillus sp. FSL H8-0079 genome:
- a CDS encoding tyrosine-type recombinase/integrase: MKKLDKAAGIVKKVSIHALRHSFATHLLENGTDLRYIQELLGHTSARTTQRYTHVSTKNIQRIQSPLDRMDLGD, translated from the coding sequence TTGAAGAAGCTAGATAAAGCCGCAGGAATTGTGAAAAAGGTAAGTATTCATGCGCTGAGACACTCCTTCGCCACTCATTTGCTGGAAAACGGGACAGACCTGCGCTACATTCAGGAGTTACTTGGTCATACGAGTGCACGTACAACTCAGCGATATACGCATGTTAGTACGAAAAATATCCAGCGTATTCAAAGCCCGCTGGATCGGATGGATTTGGGAGATTGA